DNA sequence from the Cucurbita pepo subsp. pepo cultivar mu-cu-16 chromosome LG06, ASM280686v2, whole genome shotgun sequence genome:
AGTTTATGTTGTTGGGAAGGATGAATATGATGAATTAGCTTGTAAGAAAATGacaattcttccattttctttggaCTCATTCCCAACCTCCCAAGcggggttttttcttttaagaaaatctTTTGTTTTGCCTGATCCTTGTGTTATTTTCCTCtgtattaatttcattttcacttcTTCAAGTGGCAGAAGTGATCTTTGTAGTAACGTCATCAATAAAGGATGCCTGTGGCAAAGCTCCAACTGAGCGCTCGTTTCTCGACAAATATGGAAAGATTTGTTTGTGTCTTGATGAAATTGTCTGGACGGTATGCCTTTTCTGTTTCCCTCACTCAGAATCTTTCTTGTAGGTTTTGTGAGGCTCAAGGCTCATAATCGAACCAGATACAGTGATAAACATTCTAAACATTTGGACCTTTAATTCAAGAAATTTGCAACTTTCAAGGAGCAAAGATTTTTACACACGGTCTTCCTATtctaaaaaaacagaaaatgctTTGCAAAATGTCTCTCTGAACAGAAATTTATGGGTATCTCATAGTCGcgaagaatataaaaaatattacataTCGACTGCGCCTCTGCTATTTTAGATCTTACTGATCTGTTTTGATGTTTGTGAAGGGCATCTTGGAGAACACGGAGAAAGACAGGATCAAGAGGCTGATAAGGTTAAAGCCTCCCAATGAGGTTTGATTAATGAAACGGCTGCATCAACTAATGCCAACATTCGTTTCAGCTCTGTGGAATAATCATCTTGATTGATAAGTTTACTCTACTACCCTATTCTATTTGGCTTTCATATTATTCTTTATCGAACTTGTTCGGTTTTTAAGTTCGAACTCAAAGCTGTGATGAATTGGAGAAATTGTTTGGATTAAGATTTTAATGCGGGTAGGAAGCTTGAGAATACAGACTACATTTGCATGTTCGTTCTCCTAGAATGCAGTGGGATTATGAAGTGAATTCGTAGTTGAGAACTTAAGAGTTGTGCTTGAAGTagtattttttacttcttttatggtaaaaaaatagTCACTTCCCTCTGCACCCTGggtagttttttattttatatattttttttaccaggCAACTCGACTTTAAACTGGCTAATAACTCGGACAATGGCTCGAGTTATAGTAGTTAATCTAAATATTCTATGACTGTcgtctatttaaaatttcgtATTCATTTCTTAGCAACTAAATGAAGTTGGGTTAAATAGTTGTTTCGTCTGATTGTTTGAGGTACTTGTAAGTTGGTCCGACCTAGTGGTCGTTAGAGCCGATGAAAAAAGTCAAGgggtttttttaatctaagtTTAGAAGCTTTTCCCCCTTTTATCGTGATTTAGAATTATTGTCAATTTTAGTTGATTTCGAGACTACATTTGAAGTAGacattctttaaattttcaaataaaatttcgaCTTAAAACGATGTGACAGGGACTAAGAACGAGGAGGGATTTGAAATCTCGCTCTCACTACCACACGATTTGATGTGCTCGACAAGCTATTCAAGTTcgtccctttttttttcccacttaatttcagttttcttttaaacttcCCTAAGCGTCTAACCACTCTGAAAATAAAAGTACACCTAATACTCAACTGCTAAAgttgtttctattttattttggggCCAATCTGATTTGCATGATCAACGCCAACCCACCAACATACCTTTACAACTTCAATTACTATGAACTCTTACCCATATAAAAACCTCACAAACTCTCTTAAAActccaatccaaaagaaagtCTCTAACACTTTTTTTTCCGGCTCAATTATCACCTCCCAAGTATTTCGTGCACGAATGGCATTGATAGGAGAAGCACCGGGGTTCCTTGAAGTATACTCTGATGGGTCAGTTCGACGCTTGATTCCTGAAGTCGTCGTCTCAACTGATAACCAATCATCTAAGAATTATAAGTTCAAGGATGTCGTTATCGACCCCAAAAAGCCAGTTACCGGAAGGTTGTTTCTTCCTAATGTTACTGGTAATCATGTAGCAAAACTTCCTATTCTTGTTTACTTCCATGGTGGTGGCTTTTGCATTGGCTCAACTACTTGGATGGGTTACCATCACTTTCTTGGAGGCTTGGCTGTTGCATCTAATTGTGTTATCTTGTCCATCGACTATCGATTGGCACCGGAGAATCGACTTCCAGCAGCTTATGAAGATTGCTACAGCTCACTTGAGTGGCTCGCCCATCAAGCAAGTTGTTTCGAGCCATGGTTGCAAAATGCTGATCTTTCTCGAGTCTTCCTATCTGGAGACAGTGCAGGAGGCAACATTGTCCACCATGTTGCAGTCAAAACCATGAAGACCAACATTTCCAACATGACGCTCAAAGGATTGATGTTGATTCATCCGTATTTCGGGAGCGAGAAACGAACCGAGAAGGAGAAAGCAGAAGGGGTAGAAGGATTTGTGGaaatgaatgatatgttttgGAGATTGAGCATACCGAAAGGTAGCAACCGTGATTATTTCGGATGTAACTACGAGAATAATACACAAGAAATGAGTAAAGAAGAGTGGAGTAAGTTCCCAAATGTGGTGGTTTTTGTGGCTGGCTTGGATTTCTTGAAGGAAAGGGGAGAGTTATATGTAAACTTCTTGCAGCAAAAGAGGGTAAAAGTGGTTAAGCTGATAGAAGCTGTAGATGAGTCTCATGTATTTCATGTATTCCGTCCCGAATCCGAGTCCACCCGCTTGCTTCAAATGCAGATGACTCAATTCATGAACACCTTTAATTAAGCTCCGTTAACCTTTAGGACTAATGTTCGACTAGAAACACTACAGTTACAATAGTTGGTTCATTTGTCGggatttgaactcgaatctATTGCTTAGAAGATAATTATCTtaaccgttggactacaaacgctAGAGTTACAATGACCAtgactaaaaatatatatatatatatatatatatatatatatgaagttacattttttttataagacaCAACAcactattaaaataataatgtttgttttttaaaaataatataaaataaccattctaaaaaattaaattattaatcatGTACCTCAATAATATTTgtcataaaaaagaattacataaataattaaattgatatattaccaataattaatgttttttattttgtaattatcataaatattcattttttattgaattattaaaaatagtcacatcaatatatatatatatatattaatgatattattcgttttaatattttacggttataattttaaaaagtacctactttattattttattcatttttaacgaaaacaaatttaattttcaccTTCAGTAAATTAATGATGGACGGTCCCTTCACTGCAATAACATGTGCTTCtgtttccaattttattttccaccGTTTCATTATTTTGCttaatttttactataaagatgtttttattaataaatgtttttaattaatacataaACAGATAACGAGATTCGAACTTCTAACTGACAGtgacaatatatatattctcattgttttttttttattaaatagagGCGGGAGAACAGAgaatttaatatgttttttttaaatgatagtaTGATGTGTTATTTTCAGTGAAATAAATGTGACGAcattaaccttttttttttaatatagttcAATTATCGATGAGTTATTCtgtgatatatttttaatcgcatttaatatattttttttattatatagaaAATAGACTATATTAActcttttttcattataataaaaatatcgaaacaaaaataaaaattttttattttaatatttaaaaaaattatgaaattaaaatattattaatatagtttttgttaagtatatatttatattcaatttttaattggaCTGAAAACAGCAAAATAAGACAGATTCTTCCCATTTTAGACcctctattatttatttattttttaattgtttatccAAAgccaaatgaaaaataaaataaaataaaataaaataaaaaacaaattaaggaaaagaaaaaaaaaaaaagggaatttatttattctcccaGATTTCGCTCCCTTTCCGTCTCCGtcactttcttcttccctGAACCGAACTCAAATCAAGCTCGGTTCCTTTCTCTGAATCTCCAttgctgatttttttttttcctgcaGATTTCTTGTTGTTCTCCCTCTGATTCATCTCCGATTTCCCCCCTGATCGGCGCAATGGGCAAAGGAAGTTTTATCAGTGACAGTGTTCTGAAGAAGATCGTCCTCTCCTACACCTATGTCGCCATTTGGATCTTCCTCAGCTTCACCGTCATTGTCTACAACAAGTTCATTCTCGACAAGAAGATGTATGATTGGCCTTTTCCGATTTCCCTCACCATGATCCATATGAGTTTCTGTGCTTCTATCGCTTTTCTTCTGATTCGCGTCTTCAAGCTCGTCGAGCCGGTTTCCATGTCCAGAGATCTATATATCTCCTCTGTTGTTCCAATTGGAGCGttatattctctctctttgtggCTTTCGAATTCGGCGTACATTTACCTCTCTGTCTCGTTCATTCAGATGCTCAAGGCTTTGATGCCGGTCGCTGTTTATTCGATCGGCGTTCTTTTGAAGAAGGAAGGTTTCAAGACGGAGACGATGGTGAATATGTTGTCGATTTCGTTTGGCGTTTCGATTGCTGCTTATGGTGAAGCGAAATTCGATGTTTGGGGTGTGGCTTTGCAGCTTGGCGCCGTTGCATTCGAGGCGACTCGGCTTGTTCTGATCCAGATTTTGCTTACCTCTAAAGGAATCTCGTTGAATCCGATTACTTCTTTGTATTACGTTGCGCCTTGTTGTTTCGTCTTCTTGTTAGTGC
Encoded proteins:
- the LOC111797746 gene encoding probable sugar phosphate/phosphate translocator At5g25400, with the protein product MGKGSFISDSVLKKIVLSYTYVAIWIFLSFTVIVYNKFILDKKMYDWPFPISLTMIHMSFCASIAFLLIRVFKLVEPVSMSRDLYISSVVPIGALYSLSLWLSNSAYIYLSVSFIQMLKALMPVAVYSIGVLLKKEGFKTETMVNMLSISFGVSIAAYGEAKFDVWGVALQLGAVAFEATRLVLIQILLTSKGISLNPITSLYYVAPCCFVFLLVPWIFVEYPILKSASSLHFDYVIFGTNSLCAFALNLAVFLLVGKTSALTMNVAGVVKDWLLIAFSWSVIKDTVTPINLFGYGLAFVGVGYYNHSKLKALKAIEAQKKATEADEETGKLLEKRENDGLGRKNESKDLN
- the LOC111797491 gene encoding probable carboxylesterase 17; its protein translation is MCSTSYSIFRARMALIGEAPGFLEVYSDGSVRRLIPEVVVSTDNQSSKNYKFKDVVIDPKKPVTGRLFLPNVTGNHVAKLPILVYFHGGGFCIGSTTWMGYHHFLGGLAVASNCVILSIDYRLAPENRLPAAYEDCYSSLEWLAHQASCFEPWLQNADLSRVFLSGDSAGGNIVHHVAVKTMKTNISNMTLKGLMLIHPYFGSEKRTEKEKAEGVEGFVEMNDMFWRLSIPKGSNRDYFGCNYENNTQEMSKEEWSKFPNVVVFVAGLDFLKERGELYVNFLQQKRVKVVKLIEAVDESHVFHVFRPESESTRLLQMQMTQFMNTFN
- the LOC111797492 gene encoding uncharacterized protein LOC111797492, with protein sequence MLLAVLIANSVGNILVERFHGVPAEERLHWRSFLVKLGADNLKGAKNEELFVASHKSVYIVYTVLGDVAVYVVGKDEYDELALAEVIFVVTSSIKDACGKAPTERSFLDKYGKICLCLDEIVWTGILENTEKDRIKRLIRLKPPNEV